A genomic window from Companilactobacillus alimentarius DSM 20249 includes:
- a CDS encoding alpha/beta hydrolase: MSKLANDTRVFKINPKIDVQNVRFKNRYGFILAGHLYLPTDFDDSKEYPAIVISGPFGAVKEQSSGLYAQTLAERGFVTVAFDQSTTGESSGSVRNVASPDIFVEDFSAAVDFIGLQKFVNCDRIGAIGICGLGSHVLTAASVDVRIKAVATSVMYDMSDSMWMGMNNSKTEKQREIEKHTLAQQRWEDAKNRIPARGLHELPFDENNKPLQSDTILPEKLPKNADPVTTEFYNYYRGRAFHPRSVNSAAAWTATTPLGYYNFHLQAHIETISPRPALIVTGEKAHSRYMAEESYDRLKDPKELVIVPGATHTDLYDQMDLIPFDKFDKFFKENL, translated from the coding sequence ATGAGTAAATTAGCTAATGATACACGTGTTTTTAAAATTAATCCGAAAATAGACGTTCAAAATGTTCGTTTCAAAAATCGCTATGGTTTTATTCTAGCTGGACATTTATATTTACCAACAGACTTCGATGACAGTAAAGAGTATCCTGCCATCGTAATCTCTGGGCCATTTGGTGCCGTTAAAGAGCAATCAAGCGGTTTGTATGCCCAAACTCTGGCCGAGCGTGGTTTTGTAACAGTAGCATTTGACCAATCAACTACAGGCGAAAGTTCTGGCAGTGTCAGAAATGTTGCTTCTCCTGATATCTTTGTCGAAGACTTCTCAGCTGCCGTTGACTTCATTGGTCTACAGAAATTTGTCAATTGCGACAGGATTGGAGCTATTGGTATTTGTGGATTAGGTAGCCACGTTTTGACTGCTGCTTCAGTCGATGTCCGTATCAAAGCCGTTGCTACATCAGTTATGTATGATATGTCCGATTCTATGTGGATGGGGATGAATAATTCCAAAACTGAAAAGCAACGTGAAATAGAGAAGCACACCTTGGCACAACAGCGTTGGGAAGATGCTAAAAATCGCATTCCTGCCCGAGGTCTTCATGAATTACCATTTGATGAAAATAATAAACCTTTGCAATCCGATACAATTCTCCCAGAAAAATTGCCAAAGAATGCTGATCCGGTAACAACAGAATTCTATAATTATTATCGTGGCAGAGCCTTCCATCCTCGTTCAGTTAATTCTGCAGCTGCATGGACTGCCACTACACCGCTTGGATATTATAATTTCCATTTACAAGCACACATTGAGACTATTTCACCGCGTCCAGCTTTGATTGTAACTGGAGAAAAAGCTCATTCACGCTATATGGCTGAAGAGTCATACGACCGCCTGAAGGATCCAAAAGAATTGGTTATTGTACCTGGAGCTACTCATACTGATTTATATGATCAAATGGATTTAATTCCATTTGATAAATTTGATAAATTCTTTAAAGAAAATCTTTAA
- a CDS encoding SDR family oxidoreductase, translated as MSIENKVVVITGASSGIGAATTKELAKNHAKLVIGARRLDRLNDLKAEFPDEEIITQKVDVTNFDEVQALIDTANEKFGRIDVLYNNAGIMPVNALINRARDEWQQILNVNVMGVLNGIAAVLPTMVKQKSGHIIATDSVAGHVVVPTLAVYNGSKFAVRAIMEGLRQEQHQNNIRTTIVSPGSVSTELYKSINNPENQKAEINVENQIGLSAENIAKSVAFAISSPANMDVNEVIIRPIRQDV; from the coding sequence ATGAGTATAGAAAACAAAGTTGTTGTAATAACTGGTGCATCAAGTGGAATTGGTGCTGCCACAACGAAAGAATTAGCCAAAAATCACGCCAAATTAGTCATTGGAGCTAGAAGGTTAGATCGACTGAATGATTTGAAAGCTGAATTTCCTGATGAAGAGATTATTACTCAAAAAGTCGACGTTACTAATTTCGATGAAGTACAAGCTTTAATTGATACTGCCAACGAAAAGTTTGGTCGGATAGACGTTTTATATAACAATGCAGGAATTATGCCAGTCAATGCTTTGATTAACCGTGCTCGTGACGAATGGCAACAGATTTTAAACGTTAATGTTATGGGCGTCCTCAATGGGATTGCTGCAGTCTTACCAACCATGGTCAAGCAGAAGTCAGGTCATATTATTGCAACTGATTCCGTTGCTGGTCATGTTGTTGTGCCAACTCTAGCAGTTTACAATGGATCAAAATTTGCTGTCAGAGCAATCATGGAAGGATTACGTCAGGAACAGCATCAGAATAATATTCGAACGACAATCGTTTCACCAGGTTCTGTTTCGACTGAGCTTTATAAATCTATCAATAATCCTGAAAATCAAAAGGCTGAAATCAATGTAGAAAACCAGATTGGTTTGTCAGCGGAAAATATTGCTAAGTCCGTAGCTTTTGCCATCAGTTCTCCAGCTAATATGGACGTTAACGAGGTTATCATTCGTCCTATCAGACAAGATGTTTAA
- a CDS encoding DapH/DapD/GlmU-related protein → MTCQTDLFKVDQRLVEQNQRLLQHLNTGHFCSQEINQLLSEILGYKLNPNNEIRLPFHTDYGRNIKIKQNVFINSNVTMVDIGGIQIDDDVIIGPNTTLLTTNYSKDNLSKKPIRIKQNANIGGQVTILPGVTVGENSIVDPGSVVTKKVIDNVEVSGNPAKKINKK, encoded by the coding sequence ATGACATGCCAAACTGATTTATTTAAAGTTGATCAACGTCTAGTGGAACAGAACCAGCGCTTGCTTCAACATTTGAATACTGGTCATTTCTGTTCACAAGAGATCAATCAATTATTGAGCGAAATATTAGGATATAAATTGAATCCTAATAATGAAATCAGATTGCCTTTTCACACCGATTATGGAAGAAACATTAAAATTAAACAAAACGTTTTTATCAACAGCAACGTCACGATGGTTGATATTGGTGGTATCCAAATTGACGACGATGTAATCATCGGTCCTAACACAACATTATTGACTACTAATTACTCCAAAGATAATTTAAGTAAAAAGCCTATCAGAATTAAGCAAAATGCTAATATTGGCGGACAAGTGACCATTTTACCTGGTGTCACTGTTGGTGAAAATTCAATAGTTGATCCTGGATCTGTCGTTACCAAAAAAGTTATTGACAATGTTGAAGTGAGCGGGAATCCTGCAAAAAAAATTAATAAAAAATAA
- a CDS encoding LysR family transcriptional regulator — protein sequence MELRILRYFLAVAQEKNITRAAEKLLVSQPTLSKQLSDFEKELGTKLFIRGHRQITLTSEGVYLKSKAEEIISLADKTSLNIKNDQIISGDLTIGAGESIGMKRIIDIMGNINQDYPDVKIHLISGMADEMETLLNQGNLDFAVFMGERDLNEYNYLQMPETDEWGLIMRKDSLLADNDFISPKDLLGKPLLISAQEISKSRFKNWWGNLGSKMNIMGTFTLVFNAELLVENGNAYMMSFNHLIDKTHQDKLTFRPLNPPMIEPITVVWKKNTVLSKVAQLFVKRLQASLHNEDL from the coding sequence TTGGAATTAAGAATCTTACGTTACTTTTTAGCCGTAGCTCAGGAGAAAAATATTACAAGAGCTGCTGAAAAATTATTGGTCTCACAACCCACCCTATCAAAGCAATTATCTGATTTCGAAAAAGAATTAGGTACCAAATTATTTATTCGAGGACATCGCCAAATAACTCTAACCTCTGAGGGTGTTTATTTAAAATCAAAAGCCGAAGAGATTATTTCACTTGCTGACAAAACATCATTGAATATTAAAAATGATCAGATCATCAGTGGAGACCTAACTATTGGTGCTGGAGAAAGCATTGGGATGAAACGAATCATAGATATTATGGGAAACATTAATCAAGATTATCCTGATGTCAAAATACATTTAATTAGCGGGATGGCTGATGAAATGGAAACCTTGCTTAATCAAGGCAATTTGGATTTCGCTGTTTTCATGGGAGAACGAGATTTAAATGAATATAACTATTTACAGATGCCGGAGACTGATGAGTGGGGATTAATAATGCGCAAGGATTCCTTATTAGCGGATAATGATTTTATTTCTCCAAAAGATTTGTTAGGTAAACCATTGCTTATTTCTGCACAAGAAATCTCCAAAAGTCGCTTTAAAAATTGGTGGGGAAATTTAGGTTCAAAAATGAATATTATGGGAACCTTTACCTTAGTCTTTAACGCTGAGCTATTAGTAGAAAATGGTAATGCTTATATGATGAGTTTCAATCATCTAATTGACAAAACTCACCAGGACAAATTGACCTTCCGCCCACTCAATCCACCTATGATAGAACCTATTACCGTAGTTTGGAAGAAAAATACAGTCCTTTCAAAAGTTGCTCAGTTATTTGTTAAAAGATTGCAGGCTTCATTACATAATGAAGATTTATAA
- a CDS encoding site-specific integrase: MKQLVLPIKDSNILSEVQDTLLRNFKYGRRNYTIFQTGKATLLRVSDVLALKYNDIFDEYDELRKTAFIHDKKTGKPNTLYLKPINRDLLIYQKWLLENKINSEWLFPSMQRPERHITEKQFYKIMSKTGDLLNINYLGTHTMRKTGAYRVYIQSNYNIGLVMRLLNHSSQQMTLAYLGLDQESREAMLDQIDFG; this comes from the coding sequence ATGAAACAATTGGTTTTACCGATTAAGGACAGTAATATATTAAGTGAAGTTCAAGATACTCTATTGCGAAATTTTAAATACGGACGCAGAAACTATACGATTTTTCAAACTGGCAAAGCCACCCTACTTCGAGTTTCCGATGTTTTAGCTTTAAAATATAATGATATTTTTGACGAGTATGATGAATTAAGGAAAACAGCATTTATTCATGATAAAAAAACTGGCAAACCTAACACTCTGTATTTAAAACCAATTAATCGTGATTTATTGATTTATCAAAAATGGTTGTTAGAAAACAAAATTAATTCTGAATGGTTATTTCCATCAATGCAGAGACCTGAGCGTCACATAACTGAAAAACAATTTTACAAAATAATGTCTAAAACTGGTGATCTGTTGAATATTAATTATCTTGGTACGCATACGATGAGAAAAACCGGAGCTTATCGTGTTTACATTCAATCGAATTATAATATCGGTCTAGTAATGAGATTATTGAATCATAGTAGTCAACAAATGACTTTGGCTTACTTGGGATTAGATCAGGAATCACGTGAAGCAATGCTTGATCAAATTGATTTTGGATAA
- a CDS encoding CAP domain-containing protein codes for MFSKTKRAAILLAAAALLTTSLGGNIVYADTNSDVNNSTTSVTTADSDTNKNVETATNNNSDTNNQVVNPATSTSSDANSSVTTNTNSANGVAKTQSTYSNIDIMAVKTAMFNELNRLRSQNGLMPLSEVAELNNYAQKRTDSFIQTGSVDNHAGWNSADMYPYYLDAEENIAQMPYSMINSTDPTVIAQKITHEFYSETYDPEPNYGHRKNMLNPYINYVGIGVSVGSDGMVYFSQEMGNNQASHSQYNANDIYAYYLTNENDYANVSKYDLADSGRTNPDYTNRDNYSVADVRGGVTTKDKVTPIYDRNGNKRVDLSLAPDTSWASDIIAIIDGNFYYHVSTNGFVSANDALPWASFLAGTTVTATTTAKVYDNNGNYTGATVAPKSAWIVDRRAVNPLTNVKMYRIGTNAWIQQNQLALN; via the coding sequence ATGTTTTCTAAAACTAAGAGAGCAGCTATTTTATTAGCCGCAGCCGCACTTCTTACCACAAGTCTGGGAGGGAACATTGTTTACGCTGATACTAATTCTGATGTAAATAATTCCACGACAAGTGTAACAACTGCTGACAGCGATACTAATAAAAACGTAGAAACTGCTACAAATAATAATAGTGATACAAACAATCAAGTTGTGAATCCAGCAACTTCCACATCATCTGACGCTAATAGTAGTGTAACTACTAATACAAATAGTGCCAACGGAGTTGCTAAAACTCAATCTACGTACAGCAATATTGATATCATGGCTGTTAAAACAGCTATGTTTAACGAATTGAATCGTTTGCGTTCTCAAAATGGTCTAATGCCATTAAGTGAAGTTGCAGAACTTAATAATTATGCTCAAAAGAGAACCGACAGTTTTATTCAAACAGGTAGTGTCGACAATCATGCCGGTTGGAATTCAGCCGACATGTATCCGTATTATTTAGATGCAGAAGAGAATATCGCTCAAATGCCTTATTCAATGATCAATTCAACTGATCCAACCGTTATTGCTCAAAAAATTACGCATGAATTTTACAGTGAAACATATGATCCCGAGCCTAATTATGGTCATAGAAAGAACATGCTAAATCCTTATATCAATTATGTTGGTATTGGGGTGAGTGTTGGTTCAGACGGAATGGTTTACTTCTCACAAGAAATGGGAAATAATCAAGCCTCACATAGTCAATATAATGCTAACGATATTTATGCTTACTACTTAACTAATGAAAATGATTACGCCAACGTTTCTAAATATGATTTAGCTGATTCTGGTCGCACTAATCCAGATTACACAAATAGAGATAACTATTCCGTAGCTGATGTTCGTGGTGGCGTAACTACTAAGGACAAAGTTACTCCTATCTACGATCGTAATGGTAATAAACGAGTTGACTTGTCCTTAGCTCCAGATACTTCTTGGGCATCCGATATCATTGCTATTATTGACGGTAACTTCTATTACCACGTATCTACCAATGGTTTTGTTTCAGCCAATGATGCATTACCTTGGGCTAGTTTCTTGGCAGGCACAACCGTAACAGCAACAACCACTGCTAAGGTTTATGATAATAATGGTAACTATACCGGTGCTACGGTTGCTCCTAAGTCAGCCTGGATTGTTGATAGAAGAGCTGTTAACCCATTGACGAATGTTAAAATGTATCGTATCGGAACTAACGCTTGGATTCAACAAAATCAATTGGCACTTAATTAA
- a CDS encoding DegV family protein has protein sequence MKIAIVTDSTSYLPQETVDKYNITVVPIEVVFNTKTYREDIDITTSEFYKLLQESPELPSTAQPSIGEMMKIYDKLAKEGYDTVISIHLASTISGFVNNLKSAAKTIDNINVVVYDSHITVRLMGYLAQEAARMSQENKPLDEIIDLLDTLRSSIGESFVVNDLKNLVKGGRLSNTSAVIGTVLNIKPLLEFDDQTHKIVAYDKVRSIKKAKLKAEEKLSKAMDSVDYPLRLLVIDADDRKDGDRWASEIHEKYPDVTIDRSYFGPVIGAHLGKDALAIAWIRDFEKS, from the coding sequence ATGAAAATAGCCATTGTAACAGATAGTACATCTTATTTGCCACAAGAAACAGTCGATAAATATAATATAACAGTTGTGCCAATAGAGGTAGTATTTAATACTAAAACATATCGTGAAGATATTGATATTACTACATCTGAATTCTATAAATTACTACAGGAATCACCAGAGTTACCATCAACAGCACAACCTTCGATTGGTGAAATGATGAAAATATACGATAAATTGGCTAAAGAAGGCTATGATACCGTAATTTCAATTCATTTAGCAAGTACAATCTCCGGATTCGTAAATAATCTTAAGAGTGCTGCTAAAACAATTGATAATATTAACGTAGTTGTCTACGACTCTCATATAACTGTACGCTTAATGGGCTACTTAGCACAAGAGGCTGCTAGGATGTCTCAGGAAAATAAACCACTCGATGAAATAATTGATCTTCTGGATACCTTAAGAAGTTCTATTGGTGAATCTTTTGTCGTCAACGATTTAAAGAATCTAGTTAAAGGTGGAAGATTATCTAATACCTCAGCAGTTATTGGTACCGTTTTAAATATTAAGCCATTATTAGAATTCGATGACCAAACTCACAAGATCGTAGCTTATGACAAGGTACGTTCAATAAAAAAGGCTAAATTGAAAGCTGAAGAAAAACTTTCTAAAGCTATGGACTCGGTTGATTATCCATTGAGATTATTAGTAATAGACGCTGACGACAGAAAAGATGGAGACCGTTGGGCAAGTGAGATACATGAGAAATATCCTGACGTAACCATCGATCGTTCATATTTTGGACCTGTTATTGGAGCTCATTTAGGCAAAGACGCCTTAGCAATTGCCTGGATTAGAGATTTTGAAAAATCTTAA
- a CDS encoding Rqc2 family fibronectin-binding protein, with protein MSFDGMFTHVMVNELNQNLRGGRIAKIQQPFANELILTVRSNRKNQQLLLSAHPSYARVQITDQPFANPAKPSTFVMSLRKYITSAIVQDFKQLNNDRIVIIDLSAKNELGDIHEYTLITEIMSRHSNIFLVNKENGKIIDLVKRVSPENNSFRGLLPGDDYKLPPAQNKINPFEQNDESLSDLTASDLRSKYEGIGLDTSAELEAFLNDGNTLSDFINLYQNNLHPNSANSNSKHKLGFFPIAFTNTTQEVKSFATLSELLDNYYLDKARVDRIEQQTKSITRRLDIILKKDKSKIKKLNKQLDQTKIMSKYNLYGELLTTYMSKVKRGSSTITLTNYYNNEDVKIKLNPEYSPSENAQHYYKKYRKLQNSIPHINEQLEITTNEVNYLESVLASLDYVDIEDVDGIVDELIDSGYIKKRRKNARKKRKKHIGEDFRSTNGIDITVGKNNLENDQLTMKLSQKNHYWFHVKDIPGSHVILKTSDPDEQSITEAATIAAYYSKARESSKVPVDYVQIRNIRKPNGAKPGFVIFEGQKTILVDPDRQMVADLKK; from the coding sequence ATGTCTTTTGACGGAATGTTTACCCATGTTATGGTAAACGAATTAAACCAGAATTTGCGCGGTGGACGAATTGCCAAGATTCAACAGCCTTTTGCTAATGAATTGATCTTGACGGTTAGAAGTAATCGAAAGAACCAACAGTTACTTTTATCAGCTCATCCCTCATATGCTCGAGTTCAAATAACTGATCAGCCCTTCGCAAATCCTGCTAAACCCTCCACTTTTGTTATGTCTTTGAGAAAATACATCACTAGTGCGATTGTACAAGATTTTAAACAGCTCAACAATGACCGAATCGTTATTATTGACCTTAGTGCTAAAAATGAATTAGGAGATATTCATGAATATACTTTGATCACAGAAATCATGAGTCGTCACAGTAATATCTTTTTAGTTAATAAGGAAAACGGTAAGATAATTGATTTAGTTAAACGTGTTTCACCCGAGAATAATAGTTTTCGTGGACTCTTACCCGGCGACGATTATAAATTGCCACCTGCTCAAAATAAGATTAATCCTTTTGAACAAAATGATGAAAGTCTATCAGATTTAACTGCTAGTGATTTGCGTAGTAAATATGAAGGAATCGGCTTAGATACTTCAGCTGAATTAGAAGCTTTTCTGAATGATGGCAATACATTGTCTGATTTTATCAATTTATATCAGAACAATCTTCATCCTAACAGTGCTAATTCCAATAGTAAGCACAAGCTAGGCTTTTTCCCAATTGCTTTTACTAATACAACACAGGAAGTTAAGAGCTTCGCAACTTTAAGTGAATTATTGGATAATTATTATTTGGATAAAGCTCGAGTAGACAGAATCGAACAGCAGACTAAGAGTATCACACGTCGCTTAGATATTATTTTGAAAAAGGATAAATCTAAGATCAAGAAACTAAACAAACAACTTGATCAGACTAAGATTATGAGTAAATACAATTTGTATGGAGAATTATTAACTACTTATATGTCGAAAGTGAAACGCGGTTCTTCAACAATTACTTTAACCAATTATTATAATAATGAAGATGTGAAAATAAAACTTAATCCAGAATATTCTCCTTCTGAAAATGCTCAGCATTATTATAAAAAATATCGGAAATTACAAAATTCGATTCCCCATATTAATGAGCAATTAGAAATTACGACAAACGAAGTTAACTATCTTGAGTCAGTCTTAGCCTCTCTTGACTATGTTGATATTGAAGATGTTGATGGCATTGTCGATGAATTGATTGATTCTGGATATATCAAGAAAAGACGTAAGAATGCTCGTAAGAAGCGCAAGAAACATATTGGCGAGGATTTCAGATCAACTAACGGTATTGATATTACTGTTGGTAAAAACAATCTTGAAAATGACCAATTAACAATGAAGCTTTCTCAAAAAAATCATTACTGGTTCCACGTTAAAGATATTCCCGGTTCACACGTCATTTTAAAGACGAGTGATCCTGATGAACAATCAATCACAGAGGCTGCTACAATTGCCGCCTATTATTCAAAGGCACGTGAATCTAGCAAGGTTCCGGTTGATTATGTTCAGATTAGAAATATCCGTAAACCTAATGGCGCTAAACCAGGCTTCGTCATCTTTGAAGGTCAAAAAACAATTTTAGTTGACCCTGATCGTCAAATGGTTGCTGATTTGAAGAAATAG
- a CDS encoding ATP-grasp domain-containing protein encodes MELNDIHTILIIGPTISDKNVDLSTALYDTVDILHKLGYKTSIIVEDPTSLLSSGIFFDKTIVERVSGDNVLKFVQKYHPDAILPTVGDRNALGIVSSLNGKIGNTKILGPNYASSLATFKRDLFIKRLNRAKLPVINFISSDDEKEIYSFIRSIGFPIIARRRYSNRHSSGWTNINNLFELDNFMSLDDLEDTKIEIERSIRGFSEYSFTIVRDRFDNSSLIGTIEDIEPIGIHHLDSNLVSPAISLNDSKLQRLRNYSIKLARVFNIVGVCTVHFAYNHVTDESYITEFIPRLSEETKFLEYATSYPLATAVAELCVGFHLDKLQLDAGNFFNGATEPFVDHITSRFPQWKTPGQKYLGPSKTSNSSIIVNGFSLEEVLNKGALNDKFNNNFDRYEKLRKLDDDELFEKIIHPTNWMLDVLLEAMRRKFEKPVLSEITGINMPYLTALQNIIDNSLIIREGEIDGKNVERMVEMGVKGVGHSKLLLDSQDIVTRTVVKNKSAVSVANKDYSNRNYFVTSGISNELELTDRKKIVVRTPIITSKTDITIRQFVLFQLTKSIDQNGLEPIIVGREPWNAPLSMRKKIIEIDDPHMEMKSLKLIPNDNILNIIDLSKNLIDSGDDRLFQFSAQEIKNTGITSDISARVMVVTDGHDFLVPSVILRMKKNKHLYEVSSVNNFMTPEDYNDFSKLISGELEDEDQVAIYNFEFVRPNDRWLVSKKYRGMTNDIIRHELASSVHVIDTLVKLLLGNKIGNDLPLTKIFSNCDEDYLLTIDNKRYKLLDKAGMQKTIDELKQNNK; translated from the coding sequence ATGGAATTAAACGATATTCATACTATTCTAATTATTGGACCTACAATTAGTGATAAGAATGTCGACCTTTCTACTGCTTTATACGATACTGTCGACATCTTACACAAATTAGGATATAAAACATCTATTATTGTTGAAGATCCAACATCATTATTATCATCTGGAATCTTTTTTGATAAAACGATTGTGGAAAGAGTCAGTGGCGACAATGTTTTAAAATTTGTACAGAAATATCATCCCGACGCTATCTTGCCAACCGTTGGCGATCGTAATGCGTTAGGGATTGTTTCCAGCTTGAACGGTAAAATTGGGAATACTAAAATTTTGGGACCAAACTATGCCTCTTCTTTAGCAACTTTTAAAAGAGATCTATTCATAAAACGTTTGAATCGTGCTAAGTTACCAGTCATCAATTTTATTTCATCTGATGATGAAAAGGAAATTTATAGTTTTATTCGTTCAATTGGCTTCCCAATTATTGCCAGACGTCGATACTCTAATCGTCATTCTAGTGGCTGGACTAACATCAATAACTTATTTGAACTAGATAATTTCATGTCACTCGATGACCTAGAAGACACTAAAATTGAAATTGAACGAAGTATCAGAGGATTCAGTGAATATTCCTTTACGATCGTTCGGGATAGGTTTGATAACTCATCTCTTATTGGAACGATTGAAGATATTGAACCAATTGGTATTCACCACCTAGACTCAAATTTAGTCTCACCAGCTATTTCTTTGAATGATTCAAAACTTCAAAGACTGAGAAATTATTCGATTAAATTAGCTCGTGTTTTCAATATCGTTGGTGTCTGCACCGTACATTTTGCCTATAATCACGTCACCGATGAAAGTTATATTACTGAATTTATTCCTCGTTTGAGCGAGGAAACCAAATTCTTGGAATATGCGACTAGTTACCCTCTAGCCACCGCAGTTGCTGAATTATGCGTTGGTTTTCACTTGGACAAATTGCAATTGGATGCTGGTAACTTTTTCAATGGTGCTACCGAACCATTTGTCGATCATATCACTTCAAGATTTCCACAATGGAAGACTCCCGGACAAAAGTATTTGGGACCAAGCAAAACTTCCAATTCAAGTATTATTGTCAATGGGTTTAGTTTGGAAGAAGTTCTAAATAAGGGTGCTCTCAACGATAAATTCAACAATAATTTTGACCGATATGAAAAATTACGTAAATTAGATGATGATGAGCTCTTTGAAAAGATCATTCACCCCACTAATTGGATGTTAGATGTTTTATTGGAGGCTATGCGTCGTAAATTTGAAAAACCGGTTTTATCTGAGATTACCGGAATCAATATGCCTTATTTAACGGCACTACAGAATATCATTGACAATAGTTTGATCATTCGCGAGGGTGAAATTGACGGCAAAAATGTTGAACGCATGGTCGAAATGGGCGTTAAAGGTGTTGGTCACAGTAAATTACTGCTAGATAGTCAGGATATTGTTACCAGAACAGTCGTAAAAAATAAATCTGCCGTTTCAGTGGCCAATAAAGACTATTCAAACCGAAATTATTTCGTCACTAGTGGTATCAGCAATGAACTGGAATTAACTGATCGTAAAAAAATTGTTGTACGAACACCAATCATTACTTCAAAAACTGATATTACGATTCGACAATTTGTCTTGTTTCAACTTACTAAATCAATTGATCAAAATGGTTTAGAGCCAATTATTGTTGGTCGAGAGCCTTGGAATGCTCCATTATCAATGCGTAAGAAGATTATCGAAATTGACGATCCACACATGGAAATGAAATCATTAAAATTGATTCCTAATGATAATATTTTAAATATCATTGACTTATCGAAAAATTTGATTGATTCCGGTGACGATCGTCTCTTTCAATTCAGTGCTCAAGAGATAAAGAATACTGGTATAACTAGTGATATCTCAGCACGTGTGATGGTTGTAACAGATGGACATGACTTTTTAGTACCATCAGTTATTCTTCGTATGAAAAAAAATAAACACTTATATGAAGTTAGTTCCGTTAATAACTTTATGACTCCAGAAGATTATAATGATTTTTCAAAATTAATTTCTGGAGAATTGGAAGACGAAGATCAAGTTGCTATCTATAATTTTGAATTTGTCCGTCCCAATGACCGTTGGTTAGTATCTAAGAAGTATCGTGGGATGACCAATGATATTATTCGTCATGAATTAGCTAGCTCAGTTCATGTTATCGACACCTTAGTTAAATTGTTGCTCGGCAATAAAATTGGCAATGATTTACCTCTAACTAAAATATTTAGTAATTGTGATGAGGATTATCTACTAACAATTGATAATAAACGTTACAAACTACTTGATAAAGCTGGAATGCAAAAGACAATCGATGAATTAAAACAGAATAATAAGTAA